One Oscillospiraceae bacterium genomic region harbors:
- a CDS encoding DUF2975 domain-containing protein, with amino-acid sequence MNQSSLSKWLKWIIIVVGLSGLFVYVCVIPSCGQMLAAEYPEFAYCYLPWMILIGVTGIPCYVALAFGWRIAGSIGMNRSFSLENAKLLKRIAILAVADSEFFFAMNIVYLLLNMNHPGIVLMSLIVLVVGIAISSVSAALSHLVRKAAELQEQSDLTI; translated from the coding sequence ATGAATCAGTCATCACTGTCAAAGTGGTTGAAATGGATTATCATAGTTGTCGGTTTAAGCGGATTGTTTGTCTATGTGTGTGTTATCCCATCCTGTGGACAAATGTTGGCTGCGGAGTATCCGGAATTCGCGTATTGTTATCTTCCATGGATGATTCTAATCGGGGTTACGGGAATCCCTTGCTATGTTGCACTGGCGTTTGGGTGGAGGATTGCCGGAAGCATTGGTATGAACCGCTCTTTTTCCTTGGAGAACGCAAAACTGTTGAAACGAATTGCCATATTAGCCGTGGCCGACTCAGAGTTTTTCTTTGCAATGAACATTGTATATTTACTTCTCAACATGAACCATCCGGGAATTGTGCTGATGTCACTGATCGTTCTGGTCGTTGGGATTGCAATCTCCTCTGTTTCCGCCGCTCTGTCCCATCTTGTAAGAAAAGCCGCGGAGCTTCAGGAACAAAGCGACCTGACGATATGA
- a CDS encoding crosslink repair DNA glycosylase YcaQ family protein — MTTDEIKLRQLTNQYLIIPTDRLTVARDLLGFQAQFMANAMHSMRIRCLDYSPDTLSDGLVKNWTVRGTVHVFAEDDLPLFKHCDNGKSYLLDEWHGYVHHITQQWTLTPERQKYFSNIILDSLINTSRSREELKEICRIAGMTQVEEDSMFDQWGGGIRDLCERGFMCHVVQEKKAFKLCLPFKPIQEDEAKLEMARRYFADFAPATVKDAMYFFHSTKAQVIDLLDKLPVRSVECGGKTYYYIENGKSYDKDIPDCILLAGFDQLMLGYQKAESLYLPQEYIRGIFNLAGIVMPAVLLHGNVVGKWKNKNGRLSVELFGSVCEKDKKAIISEAEKTWASLKRVEWIS; from the coding sequence ATGACCACCGATGAAATAAAGCTTCGGCAACTTACAAATCAATATTTGATAATTCCTACGGACAGATTGACGGTCGCGCGTGATCTGCTCGGCTTTCAGGCGCAGTTCATGGCGAATGCGATGCATTCGATGAGGATACGCTGTCTTGACTATTCGCCGGATACCTTATCTGACGGACTTGTGAAAAATTGGACAGTGCGCGGTACGGTACATGTTTTTGCCGAGGATGATTTACCGCTGTTCAAGCATTGTGACAACGGAAAAAGCTATCTTCTTGACGAATGGCACGGCTATGTTCACCATATAACCCAGCAGTGGACACTTACACCTGAAAGACAGAAATATTTTTCGAATATTATTCTTGACTCACTTATAAACACTTCTCGTTCACGCGAAGAATTGAAAGAAATCTGCCGTATAGCGGGTATGACACAGGTTGAAGAGGACAGCATGTTCGATCAATGGGGTGGCGGAATACGCGATCTGTGCGAGCGCGGGTTCATGTGCCATGTTGTGCAGGAGAAGAAAGCTTTTAAACTCTGTTTGCCGTTCAAACCGATACAGGAGGACGAAGCAAAGCTTGAAATGGCTCGGCGGTATTTTGCTGATTTCGCTCCGGCTACGGTGAAAGACGCTATGTATTTTTTTCACTCGACAAAAGCACAGGTGATCGATTTGCTTGATAAACTTCCGGTGAGATCTGTGGAGTGCGGTGGCAAAACCTATTATTATATTGAAAACGGTAAGTCATACGATAAAGATATACCCGATTGTATTCTGCTGGCAGGATTTGATCAGCTGATGCTCGGTTATCAAAAAGCCGAGAGCCTTTACCTGCCGCAGGAGTACATAAGAGGAATATTCAATCTTGCCGGCATTGTCATGCCTGCCGTGCTGCTTCACGGGAATGTCGTAGGCAAATGGAAAAATAAAAATGGCAGGCTTTCCGTCGAGTTGTTTGGCTCGGTATGTGAAAAGGACAAAAAAGCTATAATTTCCGAAGCTGAAAAAACGTGGGCTTCGCTGAAACGGGTGGAATGGATAAGTTAA
- a CDS encoding AAA family ATPase, giving the protein MKYIESFTLASDDAEVGFILSFNHKMTMQCYSDNVYPFKIFPQKRLRKLDFSQITILYGGNGSGKSTLMNIVAQKLGLERSAPFNNTPFFEDYLNFCDYELVFGKKPPRGSKIITSDNVFDYLLNIRALNEGVDDRREKLFDEYTETNKPLHYHLKSLADYEELKRINEAKHKTKSAYVSRRLPENINGKSNGESAFAYFTQEIKENALYFLDEPENSLSVKLQIELIKFIEDSARFFGCQFFISTHSPFLLSVKEARIYDLDSVPVRTRQWTELENVRMYHDFFEKHRDEF; this is encoded by the coding sequence ATGAAATATATCGAATCATTTACGCTTGCATCCGATGATGCGGAAGTCGGTTTTATTTTGTCTTTCAATCATAAAATGACAATGCAATGCTATTCGGACAACGTATACCCATTTAAAATATTTCCGCAGAAGCGTCTGCGGAAGCTCGATTTTTCGCAGATCACAATTTTATACGGAGGAAACGGCTCAGGCAAATCGACGTTGATGAACATAGTGGCTCAAAAACTCGGTCTTGAACGCAGCGCTCCGTTTAACAACACGCCTTTTTTTGAAGATTATCTGAATTTCTGTGATTACGAACTTGTTTTCGGAAAAAAACCGCCGCGCGGCAGTAAAATAATAACAAGCGACAATGTTTTCGATTACCTTTTAAATATACGCGCACTAAATGAAGGCGTCGATGACAGGCGTGAGAAATTATTTGACGAATATACGGAAACAAATAAGCCGCTGCATTACCATCTGAAATCACTTGCGGATTATGAAGAGCTGAAGCGTATAAATGAAGCAAAGCATAAGACGAAATCCGCTTATGTAAGCCGCCGTCTGCCTGAGAATATCAACGGTAAGTCAAACGGCGAGAGCGCCTTTGCCTATTTCACGCAGGAGATCAAAGAAAACGCATTATATTTTCTCGACGAGCCTGAAAACAGTCTGTCCGTAAAGCTTCAGATTGAGCTTATCAAATTCATCGAGGATTCGGCGCGCTTTTTTGGCTGTCAGTTTTTTATATCTACGCATTCGCCGTTTCTGCTTTCTGTCAAAGAAGCGAGAATATACGATCTGGATTCGGTCCCGGTGCGTACCAGGCAATGGACGGAGCTTGAAAATGTGCGGATGTATCATGATTTTTTCGAAAAGCACAGAGACGAATTTTAG
- a CDS encoding class I SAM-dependent methyltransferase, which translates to MNGILKQNKSSWDAIADSFFGVTALPTYGCLCPTENELHLFPKLQGKKVLDIGCGSGHSLKWCGDHGVAELWGLDLSTKQIENATGFLAENGYTPRLYNSPMEQNPGLPQNYFDVVYSIYAIGWTVDIHMTFNLISSYLKKDGIFIFSWDHPFMHCIDAVDEQLVFSGRYYEKEPFTFKKDIGKSANRSNFNHDKESGYSLTLYNRRLSDYISALSKAGLMVEQLVEETDKETLSRDCEFSSTYYSEWKAKKLPLSFIIKARKV; encoded by the coding sequence ATGAATGGTATTTTAAAACAAAACAAATCAAGCTGGGATGCAATAGCAGATTCTTTTTTCGGTGTTACAGCATTGCCAACTTACGGTTGTTTATGTCCCACGGAGAATGAATTGCATCTTTTTCCAAAATTACAAGGTAAAAAAGTGCTGGATATCGGTTGCGGCAGCGGTCATTCTCTCAAATGGTGCGGTGATCACGGTGTAGCCGAATTATGGGGACTTGATTTATCTACAAAGCAAATAGAAAACGCAACCGGATTTCTTGCGGAAAACGGATACACACCTCGGCTTTACAATTCGCCGATGGAGCAAAATCCCGGACTGCCGCAAAACTATTTTGACGTTGTTTACTCTATCTATGCCATTGGTTGGACGGTCGATATTCATATGACTTTTAATTTGATATCCTCATACTTAAAAAAAGACGGAATTTTCATTTTTTCATGGGATCATCCCTTTATGCACTGTATAGATGCGGTGGATGAACAGCTTGTCTTTTCGGGCAGATATTATGAAAAAGAACCCTTTACTTTTAAAAAGGACATTGGAAAGTCTGCTAATCGCAGCAATTTCAATCACGACAAAGAAAGCGGTTATTCACTCACACTATATAACAGACGTCTATCTGATTACATAAGTGCACTTTCAAAAGCAGGTCTTATGGTGGAACAGCTTGTCGAAGAAACTGATAAAGAAACATTAAGCCGTGACTGCGAATTTTCATCAACATATTATTCCGAATGGAAAGCGAAAAAGTTACCGTTATCGTTTATTATAAAAGCAAGGAAGGTATAA
- a CDS encoding Type 1 glutamine amidotransferase-like domain-containing protein, with amino-acid sequence MDLDIDAIYISGGNTFATFDRIKKCGFDQEIIKYVRNGAVYIGGSAGAHIASKNIIHVMRYDNNTPGIIDFNGLGLFDGILICHYSDSRKEHLQQLEAEGRYRVYALTNDNSITVDDQLP; translated from the coding sequence ATTGATCTGGATATAGACGCAATATATATAAGCGGCGGAAATACTTTTGCCACTTTCGACAGAATAAAAAAGTGTGGCTTTGATCAGGAAATAATAAAATATGTCAGGAATGGTGCTGTATATATCGGCGGGAGCGCCGGCGCTCATATAGCATCAAAAAACATTATACATGTCATGCGATATGACAATAACACACCCGGAATAATTGATTTTAATGGTCTTGGACTGTTTGACGGCATTTTAATCTGCCATTACTCTGACAGCAGAAAAGAACATTTACAGCAGTTGGAAGCTGAAGGCAGGTATAGAGTTTATGCGCTGACTAATGATAATTCAATAACAGTCGATGATCAGCTCCCATGA
- a CDS encoding NUDIX domain-containing protein: MKTRVMAGVFLIKDGKTLLIHRNKDKKLAPNVWSCIGGHMKPQELNDPEATCYRELFEETGITNHMIKNLRLKYITYQIINNEIQIGYCYFGDMINEYVLPSCNEGTLHWVDIADITKKAMSLVVTQIVLHWLSNPEDNEVYVGTVNKESNIVTWAAL, encoded by the coding sequence ATGAAAACACGGGTTATGGCAGGTGTGTTCTTGATAAAAGACGGGAAAACGTTACTGATTCACCGTAATAAAGATAAAAAGCTTGCTCCGAATGTCTGGTCGTGTATTGGCGGTCATATGAAACCGCAGGAGCTCAACGATCCTGAAGCAACCTGTTATCGTGAATTATTTGAAGAAACAGGCATCACAAATCATATGATTAAAAATCTTCGGCTGAAGTATATAACATATCAGATTATTAACAATGAAATTCAAATTGGGTATTGTTATTTCGGTGATATGATAAATGAGTATGTTTTACCGTCCTGTAATGAAGGAACGCTGCATTGGGTCGATATTGCAGATATCACAAAAAAAGCTATGTCCTTGGTAGTAACACAAATAGTATTACATTGGCTTAGTAATCCGGAAGATAATGAGGTATATGTCGGAACAGTCAATAAAGAGAGTAATATAGTCACTTGGGCTGCATTATGA
- a CDS encoding DUF3795 domain-containing protein, which yields MNIYQNCPTYETGHFILRLVKIEDAEDLLECYSDKAAVARMNADSCTNDFYYTTANEMQACICFWLDEYARGAFVRFSIVDRLNGKVVGTVEMFNSHFPIVGNAGVLRIDIASAYETAGNISELTALAAGNFPYDFETNVILVKAGHTPERAEVFAFYGFTPTDEFRPGLGYYIYKHKGIAYCGLACCVCSENKTCVGCQSGGCDIHGWCKNYNCCRDKEINGCWECADFPCGGTMLDKLRIRAFARFAREYGEDELVRCLMRNKADGIVYHYDGQLVGDYDQCKTEDEIIIKTAIK from the coding sequence ATGAACATATATCAGAATTGCCCCACATATGAAACCGGACATTTTATACTGCGTCTTGTAAAGATCGAAGATGCTGAGGATCTGCTTGAATGTTATTCAGATAAAGCGGCGGTTGCACGAATGAACGCCGATTCATGTACGAACGATTTTTATTATACAACGGCAAACGAAATGCAAGCATGTATTTGCTTCTGGCTTGACGAATACGCAAGAGGCGCATTTGTCCGGTTTTCCATTGTCGATAGACTGAACGGGAAAGTTGTCGGAACGGTCGAGATGTTTAACAGTCACTTTCCCATCGTCGGAAACGCGGGAGTACTGAGAATCGACATTGCGTCTGCATACGAAACAGCAGGGAACATATCAGAGCTTACCGCGCTTGCTGCCGGTAATTTTCCGTATGATTTTGAGACAAATGTCATCCTTGTTAAAGCCGGACATACTCCGGAGCGTGCGGAAGTTTTTGCCTTTTACGGTTTTACACCGACCGATGAATTTCGTCCGGGTCTTGGATATTACATATACAAGCATAAAGGTATCGCTTATTGCGGGCTTGCATGCTGTGTATGCTCTGAAAATAAAACCTGTGTCGGCTGCCAATCGGGGGGCTGCGATATTCACGGCTGGTGCAAGAATTATAACTGCTGCCGTGATAAAGAGATAAACGGATGCTGGGAATGTGCGGATTTTCCATGCGGCGGAACGATGCTCGACAAGCTTAGAATCCGTGCTTTTGCGCGCTTTGCCAGGGAATACGGAGAGGATGAGCTCGTTCGGTGCCTGATGAGAAATAAAGCTGACGGCATCGTCTATCACTATGACGGTCAGCTTGTGGGCGATTATGATCAATGTAAAACAGAAGATGAGATAATTATTAAAACGGCAATTAAATAA
- a CDS encoding PHP domain-containing protein → MIDAHIHIERGPYTASWINEFVKIAQTRNIDEIWLLEHCYRFCEFVPMYSEVCAYSDYIEKWFTRKAGVLCLEDYLKLIENIRHESYPVKIRFGLEVCYFKEYEELVRENTYKKGLNFLVGSVHFIDNFAFDHKAEHWNGMDVDRLYRRYFEISVDLAKSGIYNGIAHPDCIKLFGHKPSFSLLPYYEELGKALAVNNMYAEQSSGIKRRVNAEIGMNSDMLNAMKWHGVKIVTASDAHCPEDVGLYLYEAKEKLL, encoded by the coding sequence ATGATCGACGCACATATTCATATTGAAAGAGGTCCATATACAGCTTCTTGGATAAATGAGTTTGTTAAAATCGCGCAAACACGCAATATTGATGAAATATGGCTGCTTGAGCATTGCTACCGTTTTTGCGAATTTGTACCGATGTATAGCGAGGTTTGTGCCTATTCAGACTATATCGAGAAGTGGTTTACAAGAAAAGCAGGTGTTTTATGTCTTGAAGATTATCTAAAGCTTATAGAAAACATAAGGCATGAAAGCTATCCTGTAAAAATCCGATTCGGGCTTGAGGTGTGTTATTTCAAAGAGTATGAGGAGTTAGTAAGAGAAAACACATATAAAAAAGGTTTGAATTTTCTTGTCGGCAGTGTTCATTTTATTGATAATTTTGCTTTCGACCATAAAGCGGAACACTGGAATGGCATGGATGTCGACCGGCTTTACCGCAGGTATTTTGAAATTTCGGTTGACCTTGCAAAAAGCGGTATCTATAATGGGATAGCACATCCCGATTGCATAAAGCTGTTTGGCCACAAGCCGTCGTTCTCGCTTTTACCTTATTACGAAGAGCTTGGTAAAGCTCTTGCTGTAAACAATATGTATGCAGAACAGAGTAGTGGAATCAAACGCAGAGTAAATGCGGAAATCGGCATGAACTCGGATATGCTTAACGCCATGAAATGGCATGGCGTGAAAATTGTTACTGCATCCGACGCACATTGTCCTGAGGATGTCGGATTATATCTTTATGAAGCCAAGGAGAAACTGTTATGA
- the lexA gene encoding transcriptional repressor LexA: MRYKNKENYAMIIDFVNRYYSGCGRSPSTREISDGTGISRPTVQRYLIDMREQGEIEYDGHRYIVTDFTRELQADASNRVGIVGSIPCGAPNEPGEDETEYIRLPVELTGKGSFYLLRAHGDSMIAAGIDDGDLVLIRCQACADSGQIVAALIDGEKTTLKRYYPEKNRIILHPENMEYEDIIIKGNLLNSFRIQGVAIKVFKDLR, translated from the coding sequence ATGAGATATAAAAATAAAGAAAATTATGCCATGATTATTGATTTTGTCAACAGATATTATTCCGGCTGCGGAAGATCGCCGTCGACGAGAGAGATATCCGATGGCACGGGCATTTCACGCCCGACGGTACAGCGGTATTTGATCGACATGCGTGAGCAAGGCGAAATCGAATATGACGGGCATCGGTATATTGTTACAGATTTTACACGTGAGCTTCAGGCCGATGCCTCAAACCGCGTCGGCATTGTCGGAAGTATCCCGTGCGGAGCTCCGAACGAGCCGGGAGAAGATGAGACGGAATATATCCGTCTTCCGGTTGAGCTTACCGGAAAAGGGTCGTTTTACCTTCTCCGCGCGCATGGCGACTCAATGATCGCCGCCGGGATAGACGACGGAGATCTTGTGCTGATCCGCTGTCAGGCATGCGCCGACTCCGGGCAGATCGTCGCCGCGCTTATTGACGGAGAAAAGACGACGCTTAAAAGATATTATCCGGAGAAGAACCGCATTATTCTCCATCCTGAGAACATGGAGTATGAGGATATAATAATAAAAGGGAATTTGTTGAACAGCTTCCGTATACAGGGCGTGGCGATAAAAGTATTTAAGGATTTAAGGTGA